TCACCGAGGAGGACGGCCGGGACGCCGTGCTGCTCGGCGCAAAGGAAGCCGCCCCGGCCGGCGAGCGCTAGCGCACCGCACACGGACCCGGTGAACCCGGGCCCGCAGGCATGCCCGCTCAACGGACATACCCGTACACCTCCTTCACCCACGGAGAAAACCGGATGAAGCGTCACCTCATCTCGGCCGCCGACCTCACCCGCGACGACGCCGTGCTGATCCTCGACACCGCCGAGGAGATGGCCCGGGTAGCGGACCGGCCGATCAAGAAGCTCCCGACCCTGCGCGGACGCACCGTCTGCAACCTCTTCTTCGAGGACTCGACCCGGACCCGCATCTCCTTCGAAGCCGCCGAGAAGCGGCTCTCCGCGGACGTGATCAACTTCGCCGCCAAGGGCTCCAGCGTCTCCAAGGGCGAGTCCCTGAAGGACACCGCCCAGACCCTGGAGGCCATGGGCGTCGACGCCGTCGTCATCCGGCACGGCGCCTCCGGCGCCCCCTACCGGCTCGCCAACTCCGGCTGGATCGACGCCCCCGTCATCAACGCCGGCGACGGCACGCACCAGCACCCCACCCAGGCCCTGCTGGACGCCTTCACCATGCGCCGCCGGCTCATCGGTCCGGACGCCGGGCTCGGCCAGGACCTCGCCGGCCGGCGGATCACCCTCGTCGGCGACGTGCTGCACAGCCGGGTCGCGCGCTCCAACGTCGACCTGCTGCACACGCTGGGCGCCGAGGTGACCCTCGTCGCCCCGCCCACCCTGGTGCCGGTCGGCGTCGAGACCTGGCCCTGCGAGGTGTCGTACGACCTGGACAGCGTGCTGCCGAAGTCCGACGCCGTGATGATGCTGCGGGTGCAGCGCGAGCGGATGAACGCCGCCTTCTTCCCGACCGAGCGCGAGTACTCGCGCCGCTACGGCCTGGACGGCGAGCGGATGGCGCGGATGCCCGAGCACGCCCTCGTGATGCACCCCGGCCCGATGGTCCGCGGCATGGAGATCACCGCCGAGGTCGCCGACTCCGACCGCTGCACGGTCATCGAGCAGGTGGCCAACGGTGTGTCCGTCCGCATGGCCGTCCTCTACCTGCTCCTGGGCGGCAACGAGCCGGCCGTCGCCCACCCGTCGCCCGCCGCCACCCGCACGACGCGCTCCGCGCCCGCCTCTTGATCCCGTACCGAGGAGAAGTAAGAACCATGAGCAAGATCCTTATCCGCGGTGCGAAGGTGCTCGGCGGGGAGCCGCAGGAGGTCCTGATCGACGGTGAGACGATCGCCCGGGTCGGCACCGGTATCGACGCCGGTGACGCGAGCGTCGTCGAAGCCGGCGGCAAGATCCTGCTGCCCGGCCTGGTCGACCTGCACACCCACCTGCGCGAGCCCGGCCGCGAGGACTCCGAGACCGTCCTCACCGGCACCCGGGCCGCCGCCAGCGGCGGCTACACCGCGGTGTTCGCCATGGCCAACACCTTCCCGGTGGCCGACACCGCCGGCGTCGTCGAGCAGGTCTACCGGCTCGGCCAGGAGCACGGCTACTGCGACGTGCAGCCCATCGGTGCCGTCACCGTCGGCCTGGAGGGCAAGAAGCTCGCCGAGCTGGGCGCCATGCACGAGTCCGCCGCCGGCGTCACCGTCTTCTCGGACGACGGCAAGTGCGTGGACGACGCCGTGATCATGCGCCGGGCCCTGGAGTACGTGAAGGCGTTCGGCGGCGTCGTCGCGCAGCACGCCCAGGAGCCGCGGCTGACCGAGGGCGCCCAGATGAACGAGGGCATCGTCTCGGCGGAGCTCGGGCTCGGCGGCTGGCCGGCCGTCGCCGAGGAGTCGATCATCGCCCGGGACGTGCTGCTCGCCGAGCACGTCGGCTCGCGGGTGCACATCTGCCACCTGTCGACCGCCGGCAGCGTCGAGATCGTGCGCTGGGCCAAGTCCCGCGGCATCGACGTCACGGCCGAGGTCACCCCGCACCACCTGCTCCTCACCGACGAGATGGTGCGCACGTACAACCCGGTCTACAAGGTCAACCCGCCGCTGCGGACCGAGCGCGACGTCATGGCGCTGCGCGAGGCCCTCGCCGACGGCACGATCGACATCGTCGCCACCGACCACGCCCCGCACCCGCACGAGGACAAGGACTGCGAGTGGGCCGCGGCCGCCATGGGCATGGTGGGCCTGGAGACCGCGCTGTCGGTCGTCCAGCAGACGATGGTCGAGACGGGCCTGCTGACCTGGGCGGACGTCGCCGACCGGATGTCCTTCGCGCCGGCGCGGATCGGCCGGGCGCAGGGCCACGGCCGCCCCGTCTCGGCTGGTGAGCCCGCCAACCTCACGCTGGTCGATTCCGCTTACCGTGGAGAGGTGGACCCCG
The sequence above is a segment of the Streptomyces lydicus genome. Coding sequences within it:
- a CDS encoding aspartate carbamoyltransferase catalytic subunit — encoded protein: MKRHLISAADLTRDDAVLILDTAEEMARVADRPIKKLPTLRGRTVCNLFFEDSTRTRISFEAAEKRLSADVINFAAKGSSVSKGESLKDTAQTLEAMGVDAVVIRHGASGAPYRLANSGWIDAPVINAGDGTHQHPTQALLDAFTMRRRLIGPDAGLGQDLAGRRITLVGDVLHSRVARSNVDLLHTLGAEVTLVAPPTLVPVGVETWPCEVSYDLDSVLPKSDAVMMLRVQRERMNAAFFPTEREYSRRYGLDGERMARMPEHALVMHPGPMVRGMEITAEVADSDRCTVIEQVANGVSVRMAVLYLLLGGNEPAVAHPSPAATRTTRSAPAS
- a CDS encoding dihydroorotase; this encodes MSKILIRGAKVLGGEPQEVLIDGETIARVGTGIDAGDASVVEAGGKILLPGLVDLHTHLREPGREDSETVLTGTRAAASGGYTAVFAMANTFPVADTAGVVEQVYRLGQEHGYCDVQPIGAVTVGLEGKKLAELGAMHESAAGVTVFSDDGKCVDDAVIMRRALEYVKAFGGVVAQHAQEPRLTEGAQMNEGIVSAELGLGGWPAVAEESIIARDVLLAEHVGSRVHICHLSTAGSVEIVRWAKSRGIDVTAEVTPHHLLLTDEMVRTYNPVYKVNPPLRTERDVMALREALADGTIDIVATDHAPHPHEDKDCEWAAAAMGMVGLETALSVVQQTMVETGLLTWADVADRMSFAPARIGRAQGHGRPVSAGEPANLTLVDSAYRGEVDPAGFASRSRNTPYEGRELPGRVTHTFLRGRATLVDGKLA